A region from the Papaver somniferum cultivar HN1 unplaced genomic scaffold, ASM357369v1 unplaced-scaffold_22, whole genome shotgun sequence genome encodes:
- the LOC113340518 gene encoding UDP-glycosyltransferase 87A1-like gives MMNFCKHLALKLDDSVKITFVVTEEWLHILESDPKPPQIHLRSVPNVIPSEFVRSGTLDFDSFLEIVVAEMESPIEHILNTSEPANVIIADFYFMWAISAGNQRNIPVVSFWPSTSRVFSVMYHAELLAKNGHSLTDLSDCGDKVIDYIPGVPPTRLVDMPLFPNGNDPKFNPAMVAFSMLDKVQCLLIVTIYELESQVTDTLREKFPFPTYTIGPSISNITTNIEQHHHIHRKNTESSTVKYICKSRGTFLCRMARLPTYKLRPVHRIW, from the exons ATGATGAATTTCTGTAAGCATTTAGCTCTTAAATTGGATGATAGTGTTAAAATCACCTTCGTAGTCACGGAAGAATGGCTTCACATCCTTGAATCAGATCCAAAGCCGCCTCAAATTCACCTCCGATCAGTTCCTAACGTGATTCCTTCGGAATTTGTCAGGTCAGGAACATTAGACTTTGATAGCTTCCTAGAAATCGTAGTTGCAGAGATGGAATCTCCAATTGAGCATATTTTGAACACATCTGAACCGGCGAATGTTATTATAGCGGATTTCTACTTTATGTGGGCAATTTCGGCCGGCAATCAAAGAAATATTCCGGTGGTTTCATTTTGGCCATCGACATCTCGTGTGTTCTCTGTGATGTATCATGCCGAACTTCTAGCTAAGAATGGGCATAGCCTTACTGACTTATCAG ATTGCGGCGATAAGGTGATAGATTACATTCCTGGAGTTCCGCCAACACGTTTAGTAGACATGCCATTGTTTCCAAATGGAAATGATCCGAAATTCAACCCCGCAATGGTAGCCTTCAGTATGTTAGATAAAGTTCAATGCCTTCTTATCGTTACCATTTACGAGCTAGAATCTCAAGTCACAGACACATTAAGGGAAAAATTTCCCTTTCCAACTTACACAATTGGCCCTTCCATATCTAACATCACCACTAACATTGAACAACATCATCACATTCACCGCAAGAATACAGAATCAAGTACAGTGAAGTATATATGTAAATCCCGAGGAACATTCTTATGTAGAATGGCTAGACTCCCAACCTATAAGCTCCGTCCTGTACATCGCATTTGGTAG
- the LOC113340616 gene encoding UDP-glycosyltransferase 87A1-like, giving the protein MEEILAGLHASGVRYLLVSRGVHFASGYIHGDDCGDYGFLTHCGWNSVMESLYAGVPMLTFPISFDQIPYRKLIVDDLRVGMKFTKEFGEKALVKRDEVEKIVKKFMDINKEAEKDAVNNEAKEMKRRSSEVKEMCRRALEKGGSYDTNLDAFIKDILHFPGN; this is encoded by the exons ATGGAGGAGATCTTAGCTGGGTTGCATGCAAGTGGGGTTCGATATTTGTTGGTTTCACGCGGTGTGCATTTTGCTTCCGGTTACATACATGGTGATGATTGTGGTGACTATG GATTTTTGACTCACTGCGGGTGGAATTCGGTAATGGAATCGCTATATGCGGGAGTACCCATGCTTACATTTCCAATATCTTTTGATCAAATTCCATACAGAAAACTTATTGTAGACGATTTGAGAGTTGGAATGAAATTTACCAAGGAATTTGGAGAAAAAGCATTGGTTAAAAGGGATGAAGTTGAAAAGATAGTGAAGAAGTTCATGGACATAAATAAAGAAGCAGAAAAAGATGCAGTTAACAATGAAGCTAAGGAAATGAAAAGAAGATCAAGTGAAGTCAAGGAGATGTGTAGAAGGGCACTGGAAAAAGGTGGTTCATACGACACCAACCTCGACGCTTTTATCAAAGACATCCTCCATTTCCCTGGTAATTAA
- the LOC113340495 gene encoding UDP-glycosyltransferase 87A2-like translates to MYHADILTKNGYSLANLSDCCDEVIDYIPGISPTRLADMPLLPSGNDPNFNPTIAAFNMLEKVQSLLIVSFYELEPQVTDTLKAIFPFPIYTVGPSISNISTAIEQHHHIDGKKTELNTVKYVNPKEPDYIEWLDSQPVGSVLYIAFGSTVPIPGVHVEEIMAGLHKSGVRYLLVSCGVHEGGEDDKMGTNSRRLIVPWSDQLRVLCHSSIGGFLTHCGWNSTMESLYAGVPMLTFPIFLIKFPTENSLWMI, encoded by the exons ATGTATCATGCTGACATTCTAACTAAGAATGGGTATAGCCTTGCGAACTTATCAG ATTGCTGTGATGAGGTGATAGATTACATTCCTGGAATTTCGCCAACACGACTAGCAGACATGCCATTGCTGCCCAGTGGAAATGATCCCAATTTCAACCCAACAATAGCAGCCTTCAATATGTTAGAAAAAGTCCAGTCTCTTCTTATTGTTTCCTTTTATGAGCTTGAACCTCAAGTCACCGACACTTTAAAGGCAATATTTCCCTTCCCAATTTACACAGTTGGCCCTTCCATATCTAACATCTCCACTGCCATTGAGCAACATCATCACATTGATGGTAAAAAAACAGAATTAAACACAGTTAAGTATGTAAACCCCAAGGAACCTGATTACATAGAATGGCTAGACTCCCAGCCTGTAGGATCTGTCTTGTACATTGCATTTGGTAGTACCGTTCCAATACCGGGGGTACATGTGGAGGAGATCATGGCCGGGTTACATAAAAGTGGGGTTCGATATCTGTTGGTTTCATGCGGTGTGCATGAAGGTGGTGAGGATGACAAGATGGGTACTAATAGTCGAAGATTAATAGTTCCATGGTCTGATCAGTTGAGGGTACTTTGTCATTCTTCAATTGGAGGATTTTTGACCCATTGTGGGTGGAATTCGACAATGGAATCTTTATATGCAGGTGTACCCATGCTTACATTTCCAATATTTTTGATCAAATTCCCAACAGAAAACTCATTGTGGATGATTTGA
- the LOC113340617 gene encoding UDP-glycosyltransferase 87A2-like, with translation MEETNQQETKSMERCHIVAVPFPARGLINPMMNFCKHLAHKLGDNVKITFVVTEEWFGILEPAPIPPQILLRSIPNVIPSEFVRSSTLDFETFLAIAVAKMQAPFEHVMNTSEPATVIIADFSLIWAFSIGNRRNIPVVSFWTASSFMFSVLSHADLLTKNGHSLDHSSNCYDEMINYIPGVSPIRLSDMPFLPRGNDPKFNPEMVAFTLLDKVQMSSYSYFLRA, from the exons ATGGAGGAGACCAATCAGCAGGAAACCAAATCAATGGAGAGATGTCACATTGTTGCAGTGCCTTTTCCAGCAAGAGGACTTATCAACCCAATGATGAATTTTTGTAAGCATTTAGCTCATAAATTAGGTGATAATGTTAAAATCACTTTTGTAGTCACGGAAGAGTGGTTTGGCATCCTTGAGCCAGCTCCAATACCGCCTCAAATTCTTCTCCGGTCAATTCCCAATGTGATTCCTTCAGAGTTTGTAAGGTCATCAACATTGGACTTTGAGACCTTCCTTGCAATCGCAGTTGCAAAGATGCAAGCTCCTTTCGAGCACGTTATGAATACATCTGAACCGGCGACTGTTATTATAGCGGATTTCAGCTTGATATGGGCATTTTCAATCGGCAATAGAAGGAATATTCCGGTAGTTTCGTTCTGGACGGCTTCATCATTTATGTTCTCCGTTTTGTCTCATGCTGACCTTCTAACTAAGAATGGGCATAGCCTTGATCACTCATCAA ATTGCTATGATGAGATGATAAATTATATTCCTGGAGTGTCGCCGATAAGATTGTCAGATATGCCATTTTTACCGCGAGGAAATGATCCCAAATTCAACCCTGAAATGGTAGCCTTCACTTTGTTGGATAAAGTTCAAATGTCTTCTTATTCCTACTTTTTACGAGCTTGA
- the LOC113340672 gene encoding major latex protein 146-like, protein MGTPNLVTLTDKTEAVDDESRTLGFSVIDGDLLRVYTKFEYKLTVNPLLTQGGDKQSFLVEWFVEYEKKNEDVPDPTEYMELASNITKAVASHHDGMS, encoded by the exons ATGG GGACTCCTAATTTGGTGACACTGACGGATAAAACTGAAGCCGTGGACGATGAAAGTAGGACTCTCGGTTTCAGTGTCATCGATGGAGATCTCTTACGTGTATATACTAAGTTTGAGTACAAATTGACTGTAAATCCTCTACTTACGCAAGGAGGCGATAAGCAAAGCTTCCTAGTGGAATGGTTtgtggaatatgagaaaaaaaatgaagatgtCCCTGATCCTACTGAGTATATGGAGTTGGCAAGTAATATTACAAAAGCCGTGGCTAGCCACCATGACGGAATGTCTTAA